A region of the Egicoccus sp. AB-alg2 genome:
CCCGACCGCCGCGACCGCCCGACCGGTGTGGTCGAAGACGGGCGCCGCGACCCCCGACGCGCCCGGCTCCAACTCGTCGCGGGTGTAGGCGACACCGCGCTGGCGCACCGGCTGGAGTTCCGGGTTGCGGGCCCCCTCCGGCAGGAACGCCAGCAGCGCCTTGCCGTGGGCCGCGACCCCCAGCGGGTGGCGGAACCCGATCCGGTAGTTGACCTGCACGAACCGGTCGCCGGGTTCGATCACCTCGACGACGACGAGGTCGTCGCGGTCGCGCACGGCAAGGCAGGCCGTCTCGTTGGTGTCCTCGGACAACGCCCGGAGCGGCGGCCCGGCCAGGCGCCGGACCTCCAGTCCCTGCGCGGCCCGGACCCCCAACTCCAGCATCGAGAGCCCGAGGCGGTACTTGCGCGTCTCCGGGTCACGTGTGACGAAGCCCTCGCCGGTCAGCGTGTCCAGCAACCGGTACAGCACTGCCCGGTCCAGGCCGGTGGACTCCGCCAGACCCGAGACGGTCGCGCCGTCGCTGTGCTCACCGAGCGCGTTCAGCAGCGCCAGCCCGCGGGCGAGGGTGCGTGACCCGCTGGAACGGCGGCCGCGCTTGTCGTCGTCGTCGTCCGGTGCCACGTGTCGGATCCTTGTTCGTCGGGGGCCAAAGAACCCTGGGGGGACGCGTTCCGCACACCCGAGTGCGTTGTCGCGGTTGGCGAGTGTGCTGCGCGACCCGCGCACGGTCAAGCGCTGTGGCGACCGAATGGGCGGGGAGCCGTCCGTGCCCCGTCCGCGCGGTCCGTCACGACGCCGTCACCGACCCGCCACCGGCTCGTTGCGATGCACGACTCGGGAGGACCGGATGCCCAGCGTGAAGGCGGGTGTGCAACAGCTCGGCGGCGTCGCGTCGATGGGCGTCGACGGCATGTTCGCGGTGCGCAGGGGCTTCCCGTTCGGCGAATTCGTCCAGCAGTGCTGGTTCATCGCCAAGGTCACGATGGTCCCGGTCGTGCTGATCTCCATCCCGTTCGGGGTCATCCTCGCCCTGCACGTCGGCTCGTTCGCCCGGCAGCTCGGCGCGGAGAGCTCGGTCGGCGCGGCGATGGTGCTCGGCATCGTGCGCGAGGCCGCGCCGGTCGCCACGGCGCTGCTGATCGCCGGGGCCGGCGGCTCGGCCATGACGGCCGACCTCGGCTCACGACGCATCCGCAACGAGCTCGACGCCATGGAGGTCATGGGCGTCGACCCGGTGCACCGCCTGGTGCTGCCACGGCTGTTCGCCGCCGCCCTCGTCGCCGTGCTGCTCAACGGGCTCGTGTCGGCCGCCGGCATCCTCGGCGGCTGGGTGATGGCCGTCCCGGTCCAGGGCGGGACCAGCGGGGCCTACTTCTCCTCGTTCACCGAGCTCGCCCACCTGCCCGACCTGTGGTCGGCGATGATCAAGGCGACCCTGTTCGGCTACCTCGCCGCGGCCATCTCCTGCTGGTACGGCTACAGCGCCCACGGCGGGCCCAAGGCGGTCGGCGACGCGGTCAACCGTGCGGTCGTGCTGACCTTCATCGTGCTGTTCTTCGTGAACTTCGTGCTGACGGCGCTGTACTTCCAGCTCGTCCCGCCGAAGGTCTGAGCCGTGGCCGCCACCGACCCCGGTTTCACCCCCGGTGCCCACCAACCCGGTCTCACCCCCCGCGCAGACGTCCGCGCCCTGCGTGCGGTGTCCCGGCCGCTGCGGCCCTTCGAGGAGTTCACCGACCAGCTGCGGTTCTGGGGCGAAGCACTGTCCGCGCTGCCGTTCAGCCTCAAGTGGTGGCGCAAGGTCATCCTGCCGCAGATCTCGGACGTCGTCGTCGGTGCCGGCGGGTTCATCGTCGGTGGCGGGATGCTGTTCGTCATCGCCTCGCTGGCGTTCTTCACCGGCACGCAGGTCGGCCTGCAGGGCGTCGCCGGCCTCGAGCAGATCGGCGCGCAGGCCTACGTCGGCCTGGTCAGCTCGTTCGCGAACGTGCGTGAGATCACACCGCTGATCGCCGGCGTGGCGCTGGCCGCCAAGGTCGGGGCCGGCTACACCGCCGAGCTGGGCGCCATGCGGATCAGCGAGGAGATCGACGCCGCCGAGGTCATCGGCGTACGCCCGATCCCCTACCTGGTCTCCACGCGCATCTGGGCGGCGCTGATCCCCACCATCCCGCTCTACCTCCTGGCGCTGTTCAGCGCCTTCTTCGCGACGCGCCTCATCGTCACCGGCTTCTACACGATCTCGCCCGGCGCCTACGACACGCGGCTGGCGCTGTTCCTGCCCGTGATCGACATCGTCTACAGCGTGGCCAAGGCGATCGTCTTCGTGATCGTGGTGGTGCTGATCCACACCTACTACGGCTTCTACGCCAAGGGTGGCCCGGCCGGCGTCGGGGTCGCGGTCGGCCGTGCGATCCGGGCCAGCATCACGGCCGTCGTCATCCTGAACATGGTGCTGTCGCTGGCCTTCTGGGCCGCGGGCGGCGAGACGATCCGGATCGCCGGATGACGGGCCGGTTCGCGCGCCTGCGGCCGACACGGCCGCTCGACCCGGTCCTGCAGCGCCGCGTCGTCGGCACCGCCACCGTGGTGCTGGTCCTCGCGCTGGCCACCCTGGTGCTCGACTGGCGCTACGCCCCGCCGCGCGACTCCTACCAGGTCACCGCGCTGCTCGGCACGGCCGGCAGCGGCGTGGGCGAGGGCACCGACGTGAAGGTCCGCGGCGTCAACGTCGGTCGGGTCGACCGGGTCCGCTACGAGGACGGCCGCGCCTACGCCGACCTCACGCTCGACCCCCACCCGCGCCTGCCTGGCCCCGACCAACTGGAGCTGGTGGTCACGGCCAAGACGCTGCTGGGCGAGAAGCAGTTGGAGCTGTCGTTCCCGGACGAGGCCTACGACCGCCCGCCGTACCTGGCCGCGGGTGACGTGCTGGAGGCCGCACGCGAGCCGACGGAGCTGTCCGAGGTGCTGGACGTGATGGAGCCGTTCCTGGCCGCCATCGACGAACGCGAGCTCGCCACCATCGTGGACGTGCTGGGCGATCAGCGCGGCGAGGGCGAGGCCTTCGCCCGCAACCTCGAGCTCGGCCAGCGGCTGGCGGCCTTCGGTGACCGGACCGCCCCCGACGCGCTCGACCGGATGCGGGACCTGACCCTCGTCGCCGACGCCTTCGCGGACGCGGCACCGGACCTCACCCGCCTGAACCGCGCCCTGCCCGAGGCGACGGGCGTGCTGACCGAACGCCAGGCCGACCTGCGCGCCAACCTCGACGCGGTCTCCCGGTTCGCGCGGACCCTCGACCGCACCCTCGACGCCGAGGAGGCGGCGATCAGCGACTTCCTCGTCACGCAGCAGCCGGTGGGTGACGTGCTCGAGCGCAACCAGGACCAGCTCGGCTCGCTGGTGGAGGGCATGTCGCTGTACGCGCGGGCGCTCGGCAGCGGCGGCACGTTGCTGGACGACGGCACCGAATGGGCCGGCTTCCGGATCTTCGTCGACCCGGAGCGCTCGTTCGACCCGGTCAAGCTGCTGTGCCTGGAGCTCGAGGAGGTCTTCGGCGAGGACGCGCCCGCGCAGTGCGAGGACCGGCGATGAACGCGCGCCACCCGCTGCCGAAGTTCGTCGTGTTCGCGCTCGTGTGCCTCGGCTTCACCGCCTGGCTGGTCGTCATGATCGGCAACATCTCCTTCGAGTCGCGCCTGACCTACGCGGCCGACTTCGGCGACGTGCAGGGCCTGCTGGTCAACGACGACGTCAAGGTCGCGGGCGTGACCGTCGGCAAGGTCACCGGCATCGAGCACCTGCCCGGCGGTCGCGCCCGGGTGTCGTTCAGCGTGCGTGACCAGGTGTCGCTGCCCAGCGACAGCACCGTCACCGTCCGGTGGCGCAACGTGCTCGGGTTGCGGTTCCTGTACGTCGAGCCCGGCAGCGGTGGCGAGGTGGTGGCGGCCGGGCACGTGTTCCCGCTCGAGCAGACCCGCGCTCCGGCCGACCTCGGCTCGCTGCTGCAGCGCCTGGCGCCGTTCATGCAGGCCCTCGACCCACGCCTGCAGAACGAGTTGCTGCAAGGCCTGTCCGAGGGGCTGGTCGGCAACGAGCAGGAGGTCCGCTCGCTGATCGCGCAGGGCGCCGAGCTCACGACCGCGATCGCCGGCCGTGATGCGGAGATCGACTCCCTGCTGCGCAACTCGGCCACGGTGCTCGACGCCTACGCCGCTCGCGAACAGGAGCTGCGCGGGCTCCTGGACAGCTTCGCCGAGGTGTCCTCCACCCTCGCCGAACGCAACGACGAACTCGAGCGCGCCATCATGGCCCTGGCCGACGGACAGGAGGAGCTGCAGCGGCTGGTCGACACCAACCGTGGCGAGATCGAGGGCGGCATCGACGCGCTGGAGGACCTGACCACCGTCCTGGCGGCGGATCGTGAGGGCCTGGAACGTGCGCTGGAGACCTCGCCGCGCGGCCTGGTCAGCTACCACCTGATGTCGCGCACCGGGCAGTGGTTCAACATCCGCGCCGTGGGCGCGTCGGTGGCCGACACCGTCGTGTCCACCGAGCGCGGGGCCGCCTACCCGCGTGCGGGCGGGCGCTCGTCACGGTCCTCCGGCGCGGCCCTGTCCGAGCTGTTCGGCGGGGGTCGCTGATGCTGCTCGAGCGCAACCACACCGTCGTCGGGCTGGCCGTCGTCGGCGTGATCGGCGCGGGCACGCTGTTCGCCCTGGGCGCCACCGCCGGACTGTTCGTCCGCGGCGACGTCTACGAGGCCGAGCTCGCCGACGCGGCGGGGCTGAAGGCGGGCGACTTCGTCTACGTCGCCGGGCACCGGGCCGGCGAGGTCCTGTCCGTCGACGTCGACGGCGCGCTGGTCCGGGTCCGGTTCTCCTCCACCGCCCCGGAGCTGCCGGCCGACTCGATGGTCTCGGTCATCCTCTCCAACACACTCGGCAAGCGCGGCCTGTCGCTGACCCCGGGAACGGCCACCGCGACGCTGGCGGACGGCGACGTCATCCCGCTGGCCCGGACCAGCACCCCGATCGACCTGCCGGAGGTCGGCGATCGGGCCACCGAGCTGCTGGGTGGCCTGGACGTGGAGGCGATGCAGGAGCTCACCACGGCGTTGGCCGACGTGACGGAGGGCAACCGCGAGGACGTCGAACGGCTCCTGCGCGGGGTCGAAGACGTCTCGCGGATCGTCAGCGATCGTCGCGACGAGTTGCAGACCGTGCTGGACCGCGCCACCACGCTCGTCGACGCCGCGGCCGAGAAGGACCAGGAGCTGGTCGCGATCATCGACGACTTCGGCAGCGTCCTGGACCGGTTGGTGCAGCGCCGCGAGGACCTCTCCCGGCTGCTCGAGGTGACCGCGTCCCAGTCCGAGGCGACTGCGGCGCTGGTTGGCGACAACCGCGAGCAGCTCGACCGGGTGCTGGCCTCCTTCCACGAGGACCTCGAGGTGATCGACCGGCACCAGGTCGACCTCGCCCACACCCTCGCCTACCTCGGCGTCAGCGTGTACGGGTTCTCCTCGATCGGCGTGTCCGGCGGCGAGGCACGGGTCGACAACCCAGGTTGGGGCAACGTGTTCGTGACCGGGCTCGGCAGCGTCGGCATCGGCGCGC
Encoded here:
- a CDS encoding MCE family protein, which codes for MNARHPLPKFVVFALVCLGFTAWLVVMIGNISFESRLTYAADFGDVQGLLVNDDVKVAGVTVGKVTGIEHLPGGRARVSFSVRDQVSLPSDSTVTVRWRNVLGLRFLYVEPGSGGEVVAAGHVFPLEQTRAPADLGSLLQRLAPFMQALDPRLQNELLQGLSEGLVGNEQEVRSLIAQGAELTTAIAGRDAEIDSLLRNSATVLDAYAAREQELRGLLDSFAEVSSTLAERNDELERAIMALADGQEELQRLVDTNRGEIEGGIDALEDLTTVLAADREGLERALETSPRGLVSYHLMSRTGQWFNIRAVGASVADTVVSTERGAAYPRAGGRSSRSSGAALSELFGGGR
- a CDS encoding ABC transporter permease; this translates as MAATDPGFTPGAHQPGLTPRADVRALRAVSRPLRPFEEFTDQLRFWGEALSALPFSLKWWRKVILPQISDVVVGAGGFIVGGGMLFVIASLAFFTGTQVGLQGVAGLEQIGAQAYVGLVSSFANVREITPLIAGVALAAKVGAGYTAELGAMRISEEIDAAEVIGVRPIPYLVSTRIWAALIPTIPLYLLALFSAFFATRLIVTGFYTISPGAYDTRLALFLPVIDIVYSVAKAIVFVIVVVLIHTYYGFYAKGGPAGVGVAVGRAIRASITAVVILNMVLSLAFWAAGGETIRIAG
- a CDS encoding MCE family protein, with amino-acid sequence MLLERNHTVVGLAVVGVIGAGTLFALGATAGLFVRGDVYEAELADAAGLKAGDFVYVAGHRAGEVLSVDVDGALVRVRFSSTAPELPADSMVSVILSNTLGKRGLSLTPGTATATLADGDVIPLARTSTPIDLPEVGDRATELLGGLDVEAMQELTTALADVTEGNREDVERLLRGVEDVSRIVSDRRDELQTVLDRATTLVDAAAEKDQELVAIIDDFGSVLDRLVQRREDLSRLLEVTASQSEATAALVGDNREQLDRVLASFHEDLEVIDRHQVDLAHTLAYLGVSVYGFSSIGVSGGEARVDNPGWGNVFVTGLGSVGIGALLECSGALDAVFTDLLGPDPRCEPVDNPGQGPQPGPPAEDADERPAGPLDPPTVPDPDVLTDAVTRPLSNPQSLSRFLGGMTGGGEDG
- a CDS encoding MlaE family ABC transporter permease, translating into MPSVKAGVQQLGGVASMGVDGMFAVRRGFPFGEFVQQCWFIAKVTMVPVVLISIPFGVILALHVGSFARQLGAESSVGAAMVLGIVREAAPVATALLIAGAGGSAMTADLGSRRIRNELDAMEVMGVDPVHRLVLPRLFAAALVAVLLNGLVSAAGILGGWVMAVPVQGGTSGAYFSSFTELAHLPDLWSAMIKATLFGYLAAAISCWYGYSAHGGPKAVGDAVNRAVVLTFIVLFFVNFVLTALYFQLVPPKV
- a CDS encoding MlaD family protein — its product is MTGRFARLRPTRPLDPVLQRRVVGTATVVLVLALATLVLDWRYAPPRDSYQVTALLGTAGSGVGEGTDVKVRGVNVGRVDRVRYEDGRAYADLTLDPHPRLPGPDQLELVVTAKTLLGEKQLELSFPDEAYDRPPYLAAGDVLEAAREPTELSEVLDVMEPFLAAIDERELATIVDVLGDQRGEGEAFARNLELGQRLAAFGDRTAPDALDRMRDLTLVADAFADAAPDLTRLNRALPEATGVLTERQADLRANLDAVSRFARTLDRTLDAEEAAISDFLVTQQPVGDVLERNQDQLGSLVEGMSLYARALGSGGTLLDDGTEWAGFRIFVDPERSFDPVKLLCLELEEVFGEDAPAQCEDRR
- a CDS encoding IclR family transcriptional regulator — encoded protein: MAPDDDDDKRGRRSSGSRTLARGLALLNALGEHSDGATVSGLAESTGLDRAVLYRLLDTLTGEGFVTRDPETRKYRLGLSMLELGVRAAQGLEVRRLAGPPLRALSEDTNETACLAVRDRDDLVVVEVIEPGDRFVQVNYRIGFRHPLGVAAHGKALLAFLPEGARNPELQPVRQRGVAYTRDELEPGASGVAAPVFDHTGRAVAAVGIVAPTARLPEPESIALRVLRSAREISERLGWRPRRAT